In Chitinophaga nivalis, a single genomic region encodes these proteins:
- a CDS encoding response regulator transcription factor, with product MRNILLVEDDEFVCRTIEIILRKQAYTVTIAKNGQDALQFLKQSTFDLVITDLMLPYANGLELVSKIRHELHLGMPILVLSAVTHEKTVTEGFDIGVDDYLKKPFNPAELTSRVNRLIEQKEKHTL from the coding sequence ATGCGTAATATTCTTTTGGTAGAAGATGATGAGTTTGTATGCAGAACCATTGAGATCATTTTAAGGAAACAGGCTTATACGGTTACCATTGCCAAAAACGGTCAGGATGCATTACAGTTTTTGAAGCAATCCACTTTTGACCTGGTCATCACAGACCTCATGCTGCCTTATGCGAATGGACTGGAACTGGTGAGTAAAATCCGCCATGAACTGCACCTGGGCATGCCTATCCTGGTATTGTCTGCTGTTACCCACGAAAAAACAGTAACGGAAGGTTTTGATATCGGTGTAGATGATTATCTGAAAAAGCCGTTTAACCCTGCTGAGTTAACATCCCGGGTAAACCGCCTGATTGAGCAAAAAGAAAAGCATACCCTCTGA
- a CDS encoding HEAT repeat domain-containing protein, with protein MSSFRQWLADLIYYFAYFPLVIQIAILVSVFAVAGTLIAYIYMMLYRWRKERRSQKEQPVRELGDALLLEHIVYKSVNTPGEPVALPLAAFQELPLSTAWGRDIFVNQLLEYRMNFTGDIPDLLRQLYLELGLHQQMAAALKSGRRKAVIAALVELAGMGVLLEKDYILTLTRSKDKYIREMARCYMVQCSPDAPFEFLEQVQEPLLPWEQFELFRIISLRKDIPVPDFARWIDPAFHPSVVSLCLKLATYYQQPAAIPAIIRLLDTPDESLRAAAINSLGKLMAIEAEPLLIDRYPQEPVAGKLEILKALGRIGSGQYLDFLQQELEHTDEPLLMKHAAHSIVAHHALAGGLINRLQHSLTGSRQLVLQHSLNPLIKY; from the coding sequence ATGTCGTCGTTCCGCCAGTGGCTGGCGGACCTGATCTACTATTTTGCTTATTTCCCGCTGGTTATTCAGATTGCGATTCTGGTGAGCGTATTTGCCGTAGCTGGTACGCTGATAGCCTACATATATATGATGCTATACCGGTGGCGAAAGGAAAGACGCTCCCAAAAAGAGCAGCCGGTTCGGGAGCTGGGAGATGCCCTGTTGCTGGAACATATCGTTTATAAGTCTGTCAATACGCCTGGTGAGCCGGTGGCACTGCCACTGGCTGCATTTCAGGAGCTGCCCCTGTCAACCGCCTGGGGCCGGGATATTTTTGTGAACCAGCTGCTGGAATACCGGATGAATTTCACCGGAGATATTCCTGATCTGCTCCGGCAGTTGTACCTGGAGCTGGGATTACATCAGCAGATGGCCGCAGCGCTGAAATCCGGCCGCCGCAAAGCCGTTATTGCCGCGTTGGTAGAACTGGCCGGCATGGGCGTATTGCTGGAGAAGGACTATATACTTACCCTCACCCGCAGCAAGGATAAATACATACGGGAAATGGCGCGCTGCTACATGGTACAATGTTCGCCTGATGCGCCGTTTGAATTCCTGGAACAGGTACAGGAACCCCTGTTGCCATGGGAACAGTTTGAACTGTTCCGGATTATCTCGCTGCGGAAAGATATTCCCGTACCTGACTTTGCCAGATGGATTGATCCGGCCTTTCATCCTTCTGTAGTAAGTCTTTGCCTGAAGCTGGCGACCTACTACCAGCAGCCCGCCGCTATCCCGGCGATTATCCGGTTGCTGGATACCCCCGACGAATCTTTAAGAGCAGCTGCCATCAACAGCCTCGGTAAGCTGATGGCCATCGAAGCAGAACCCCTGCTCATCGACAGGTATCCGCAGGAACCGGTTGCGGGTAAGCTGGAAATACTGAAAGCGCTGGGACGTATCGGTTCCGGACAGTACCTCGATTTCCTGCAGCAGGAGCTGGAACATACGGATGAACCGTTGCTGATGAAACACGCTGCCCATTCCATTGTTGCACACCACGCGCTGGCGGGTGGGCTGATTAACCGCTTACAGCATTCACTCACAGGATCAAGACAACTGGTATTACAACACAGTCTTAATCCCCTGATTAAATATTAA
- a CDS encoding glycosyltransferase family 2 protein: MFSSVFKHITDFYESAIFIYCVGLFLFYILLAVLSLIAIRRSMWKNKVRAQQMLVASPLTPGISVIAPAYNEGVTIIPNVRSLLALNYPRFEVVIVNDGSKDDTLEQLIHEFELTEVDFFYRQQVPSQEVKRFFKSTNPAYSRLLVLDKVNGKSKADAVNAGINAASFDFFLNTDVDCILNRDTLLRLVKPFMDDPVRVIATGAPLRAANSCEVEAGVITKVRVPKSLLPRFQEMEYIRSYLLGKMGWTFMNAVPNVSGGLGLFDKDIVIRSGGYDPASFGEDMDMVVRMCMYMCEQKLPYRIHYIPETLCWTEVPATLKVFSRQRIRWARGLFQIFFKHRKALFNPTYRKLGLIMFPYNFFFELLAPLIEFAGILYYIYIVVNHLINWDYAIILLVFIYTFSILITSLSILWDQLIFRYYSSWKEVFQLCLLSLAEPFVYHPVVLFCAIRGYFNQLIGKKHSWGNMQRQGFVQAATSPEKK, from the coding sequence ATGTTTTCTTCTGTTTTTAAACATATCACAGACTTTTACGAAAGCGCCATATTTATTTATTGCGTCGGACTTTTTCTGTTTTACATTCTGCTGGCCGTGTTATCATTGATCGCCATCCGCCGCAGCATGTGGAAAAACAAAGTACGGGCGCAACAGATGCTGGTGGCCTCGCCGCTTACACCCGGCATTTCCGTGATAGCGCCGGCCTACAATGAAGGCGTTACCATTATTCCGAATGTACGTTCCCTGCTCGCCCTCAACTATCCCCGCTTTGAAGTGGTGATTGTCAATGATGGCAGTAAAGATGATACCCTGGAGCAACTGATCCATGAATTTGAACTGACAGAAGTGGATTTCTTCTACCGGCAGCAGGTGCCTTCGCAGGAAGTGAAACGCTTCTTCAAATCCACCAACCCGGCTTATTCGCGGTTGCTGGTACTGGATAAGGTAAACGGAAAAAGTAAAGCAGATGCGGTGAATGCCGGTATCAATGCTGCTTCTTTTGATTTCTTCCTGAATACAGATGTGGATTGTATCCTGAACCGCGATACGTTGTTACGCCTGGTGAAACCCTTTATGGATGATCCGGTGCGGGTAATTGCTACTGGTGCGCCTTTACGTGCTGCCAACTCCTGCGAGGTGGAAGCGGGTGTGATTACCAAAGTACGCGTACCTAAATCACTGTTGCCCCGCTTCCAGGAAATGGAATACATCCGTTCCTATCTGCTGGGGAAAATGGGCTGGACTTTTATGAACGCAGTACCCAACGTATCCGGTGGGCTGGGATTATTTGACAAAGATATTGTGATCCGCTCCGGTGGCTATGACCCGGCTTCTTTCGGAGAAGATATGGATATGGTGGTGCGCATGTGTATGTATATGTGCGAACAAAAGTTACCCTATCGTATCCACTATATTCCTGAAACCCTTTGCTGGACAGAAGTACCGGCTACCCTGAAAGTATTTTCCCGGCAGCGTATCCGGTGGGCGAGGGGCTTGTTCCAGATATTCTTTAAACATAGGAAAGCATTATTCAACCCTACCTACAGGAAACTGGGGCTGATCATGTTTCCCTACAACTTCTTCTTTGAGTTGCTGGCGCCACTGATAGAGTTTGCAGGTATCCTGTATTATATCTATATCGTGGTGAATCACCTGATCAACTGGGATTATGCGATCATCCTGCTGGTATTCATCTATACTTTTTCTATACTCATTACTTCTCTTTCTATTCTGTGGGATCAGCTGATATTCCGTTACTACAGCAGCTGGAAAGAAGTATTTCAGTTATGTCTGCTTTCACTGGCGGAACCGTTTGTATATCATCCGGTGGTGCTTTTCTGTGCTATCCGGGGTTACTTCAACCAGTTGATCGGAAAAAAACATAGCTGGGGAAATATGCAGCGGCAAGGTTTTGTGCAGGCTGCCACATCTCCTGAAAAAAAATAA
- a CDS encoding tetratricopeptide repeat protein — MFKCSVKNIFIALAFLLAGTATYAQRSGLVSSDVLYKLALDARKENKDYVKAIRLCKKALSQSPDYTDVRILLGRLYQETGQPVAAAFEWNVVLRKEPGNTEVLQALVNLYDSQGNPAEAICYVDMLLEKSPLDKNLLLKKYGMVTAGGDVVTQARLMALLRLHYASDPQVAALLKDYQLQAARQGRSAGNTDGAQRMYEQVLLREPDNRDALEGLAAALESQGRAQEAITYYDRLLHLFPDNTTYRLKRSAMQLTARNYTAALEDAQWLYRHHKEQPQFKQHLTDVYMAMVQQPGGAPAYAEQLLALQPRNKGAYEQLINHAYGKGDYTTANSWCNKALQVFPGDAELLKKQVGIQEAMPDYPAATRTALQLLQRYPGSVETQRYSGLQLAYANKLIREQQVTQAVAVLQSALQQVPGEPSLTLLLSNMHALQGHPREAVALLDQLLAKQPADTALLYKKSGLLESMQDYRTAAGVTRQLHTAYPADLRYRRTLADQLLGAARQDIQQQQYPAAKAALQEILQFMPAEKAAWVYLINLENQQGQPQQALTYTTDALHTLAADSLLLQKKAALLQQLGRYTDAGVIAAQLYQRYPADTALRQLYLEQLLAQGKQCREKQQWDSAWQYYQTAYAVAPADTTVLTYLTTTATARKQYDTTLMYADKGLALWPAQPVLLAQKAHALEQLHRYADAAGVARQLYAIQPGEKKWREYADHLNGYTYKNQAGVIYMQSVYDKNQQPASIVSLQYMRRHQRGTVLGRVNYATREAGSGIQLEAETYYTHNPRYYSYGLIGWSDAKVFPLFRAGYSLFRNFNKGWEGEVGARYIRSDTSNNYSAVFSVGKYFGNYWANLRAFYTHDEQQWYQAYTLTNRFYLNDRQDFIALIGNIGASPDDRSRNFQFGNVVGFTSTSLTAGFQKNVRSRATIGAYTTWTRQQIAKQQYGNQYDAYLLFLWNF, encoded by the coding sequence ATGTTCAAGTGTAGTGTGAAAAATATTTTTATAGCATTGGCCTTCCTGCTGGCAGGAACAGCCACCTATGCGCAACGGAGCGGACTCGTATCTTCCGATGTGTTATATAAGCTGGCACTCGATGCCCGCAAGGAAAACAAAGATTACGTAAAAGCCATCCGGCTGTGTAAAAAAGCGTTGTCACAAAGTCCGGACTATACGGATGTCCGCATATTGCTGGGCAGGTTGTATCAGGAAACGGGACAGCCTGTGGCAGCTGCTTTCGAATGGAATGTAGTGTTGAGAAAAGAGCCGGGCAATACAGAGGTATTGCAGGCATTGGTAAACCTGTATGATAGTCAGGGTAATCCTGCAGAAGCCATCTGTTACGTGGATATGCTGCTGGAAAAATCGCCGCTCGATAAAAACCTGTTGCTGAAAAAATACGGCATGGTCACTGCGGGTGGAGATGTGGTCACACAGGCCCGGCTCATGGCATTGTTACGCCTGCACTATGCCAGCGATCCGCAGGTAGCGGCACTGCTGAAAGATTACCAGCTGCAGGCTGCCCGTCAGGGTCGTAGCGCCGGTAATACCGATGGGGCACAGCGGATGTATGAGCAGGTATTACTGCGCGAACCTGATAACCGCGATGCGCTGGAAGGCCTGGCAGCTGCATTGGAAAGCCAGGGCCGTGCACAGGAAGCGATCACTTATTACGACCGCCTGCTCCACCTGTTCCCGGACAATACCACCTATCGCCTGAAACGTTCTGCTATGCAGCTGACAGCACGCAACTACACAGCTGCACTGGAAGATGCCCAATGGTTGTATCGCCACCATAAAGAGCAGCCACAGTTTAAGCAACACCTGACAGATGTGTACATGGCCATGGTACAACAGCCCGGTGGCGCGCCGGCTTATGCGGAGCAACTGCTTGCACTGCAGCCCCGCAATAAAGGAGCCTATGAGCAGCTGATCAATCATGCTTATGGTAAAGGAGATTATACTACGGCGAATAGCTGGTGTAATAAAGCGCTGCAGGTATTCCCAGGCGATGCGGAACTATTGAAAAAACAAGTGGGTATACAGGAAGCCATGCCCGATTATCCGGCGGCTACCCGTACCGCCCTGCAGTTGTTGCAACGTTATCCCGGCTCCGTGGAAACACAACGTTACAGCGGATTACAGCTGGCATATGCCAATAAGCTGATACGGGAACAACAGGTTACACAGGCGGTTGCCGTGTTACAATCAGCTTTGCAACAAGTACCAGGTGAACCGTCGCTCACCTTGCTGTTATCCAATATGCACGCTTTACAGGGTCATCCCCGGGAAGCCGTGGCATTGCTGGATCAGCTGCTGGCAAAACAACCGGCAGATACGGCGTTGTTATATAAGAAATCCGGTTTGTTGGAGTCCATGCAGGATTATCGTACAGCCGCCGGCGTTACCCGGCAGTTGCACACGGCTTATCCGGCTGATCTGCGCTACCGCCGTACCCTGGCAGACCAGTTGTTGGGCGCAGCCAGACAGGATATACAGCAACAACAGTATCCGGCTGCGAAAGCTGCCTTACAAGAAATATTACAATTCATGCCGGCAGAAAAAGCTGCCTGGGTATATCTTATTAACCTCGAAAATCAGCAGGGACAACCGCAACAGGCATTGACCTATACCACGGATGCATTGCATACGCTGGCAGCCGACTCGCTGTTATTGCAGAAAAAAGCGGCTTTGCTGCAGCAACTGGGCCGATATACGGATGCCGGCGTGATAGCTGCACAGCTGTACCAACGTTATCCGGCAGATACGGCTCTCCGGCAATTATACCTGGAGCAGTTGCTGGCGCAAGGCAAACAATGCCGGGAAAAACAACAGTGGGACAGTGCCTGGCAGTATTATCAGACCGCTTATGCGGTGGCGCCGGCAGATACGACGGTATTGACTTACCTGACCACAACGGCTACCGCTCGAAAACAATATGATACCACCCTGATGTATGCCGATAAAGGCCTGGCCTTATGGCCTGCACAGCCGGTGCTGCTGGCGCAGAAAGCCCATGCACTGGAACAGCTGCACCGGTATGCGGATGCCGCAGGCGTAGCCCGGCAGCTGTATGCCATACAGCCCGGCGAAAAAAAGTGGCGCGAATATGCGGATCACCTCAACGGCTATACGTATAAAAATCAGGCGGGCGTTATTTATATGCAATCGGTATATGATAAAAACCAGCAGCCGGCCAGTATTGTTTCTTTGCAGTATATGCGGCGGCACCAGCGGGGTACCGTACTGGGCAGGGTAAACTATGCTACGAGAGAAGCCGGCAGCGGTATACAGCTGGAAGCGGAAACGTATTACACGCACAACCCGCGCTATTATTCCTACGGACTGATTGGCTGGTCGGATGCGAAAGTATTTCCCCTGTTCAGGGCCGGTTATTCCTTATTCCGCAACTTCAACAAAGGTTGGGAAGGAGAGGTGGGCGCCCGCTATATCCGGAGCGATACCAGTAATAATTATTCCGCCGTATTTTCTGTCGGGAAATATTTCGGTAATTACTGGGCCAACCTGCGGGCCTTTTATACGCATGATGAACAACAGTGGTACCAGGCGTATACACTTACCAACCGGTTTTACCTGAATGACCGGCAGGACTTCATTGCCCTCATCGGTAATATCGGGGCTTCACCGGATGACCGCAGCCGTAACTTCCAGTTTGGTAACGTGGTAGGTTTTACCTCCACCTCCCTTACGGCAGGCTTCCAGAAGAACGTCCGGTCACGCGCTACCATAGGGGCTTATACCACCTGGACGCGGCAACAGATTGCCAAACAGCAATATGGTAATCAGTATGATGCCTATTTGTTGTTTCTCTGGAATTTTTAA
- a CDS encoding SRPBCC domain-containing protein, producing MEKQQFHVTIDATRERVWEVLWGDTTYPAWTAAFCAGSRAETDWKEGSKALFLGDTNDGMVAIIAASVPAEFMSFRHIGEIKDGVEDVTSDRVKEWAGAMENYTLKTVNGQTEVTIDIDVAADYKEYFMTTWPKALDTLKAIAENKA from the coding sequence ATGGAAAAGCAACAGTTTCATGTTACCATTGATGCCACCCGGGAAAGAGTGTGGGAAGTACTGTGGGGAGATACCACCTATCCGGCCTGGACAGCCGCTTTTTGTGCCGGTTCCAGGGCAGAAACAGACTGGAAAGAGGGCAGTAAGGCGCTCTTCCTCGGCGACACAAATGATGGTATGGTGGCCATCATTGCGGCCAGTGTACCCGCTGAATTTATGTCTTTCCGGCATATCGGAGAAATAAAGGATGGCGTAGAAGACGTGACCAGCGACCGGGTGAAGGAATGGGCCGGCGCCATGGAGAATTATACCCTCAAGACTGTTAACGGCCAGACGGAAGTAACAATAGATATAGATGTAGCAGCAGATTATAAGGAGTATTTTATGACTACCTGGCCGAAGGCGCTCGACACTTTAAAAGCGATTGCAGAAAACAAGGCATAG
- a CDS encoding helix-turn-helix domain-containing protein: MWHNDKIVIKEMVDESCLQAVKQLLAVLQIPVKQLYPGLVILRSALTAQEMQNLTARLAAQGYHPEPDKTAQMVLAVKALVATVYGGTFPFTAGFLFGPWAQEQLGEDYPHAARLFAATTGMTPENYILHYRIEKIKEWLVYTDDSVAAIAARLGFKHAVQLSAQLKAYTGLNTAYFRKIRHDKALLRARSSSGT, encoded by the coding sequence ATGTGGCACAATGATAAAATCGTTATAAAGGAAATGGTGGATGAAAGCTGTCTGCAGGCAGTAAAGCAGCTATTGGCGGTGTTACAGATCCCGGTGAAACAGCTATACCCGGGGCTGGTCATCCTCCGGTCTGCTTTAACCGCACAGGAAATGCAGAATTTGACTGCGCGGCTGGCAGCGCAGGGGTATCATCCGGAGCCGGATAAAACCGCACAAATGGTGCTGGCAGTGAAGGCGTTGGTAGCCACGGTTTATGGTGGCACTTTCCCCTTTACTGCCGGCTTCCTCTTTGGCCCCTGGGCCCAGGAACAGCTCGGGGAAGACTATCCGCATGCAGCCCGGTTGTTTGCTGCCACAACCGGTATGACCCCGGAAAACTATATCCTGCACTATCGGATAGAAAAAATAAAGGAATGGCTGGTATATACCGACGATTCTGTAGCAGCCATCGCTGCCCGCCTGGGATTTAAGCATGCCGTACAGCTGTCTGCACAGTTAAAGGCATACACGGGTTTAAATACCGCTTATTTCAGGAAGATCCGCCATGACAAGGCGTTGCTGCGTGCCCGGTCCTCCTCCGGGACTTAA
- a CDS encoding heavy metal translocating P-type ATPase → MSSAISVQQEVTPKKQQQAGIIKETFPVLEMTCAACAVSVESMLKTVPGVTDAGVNFANQSAWVQHAPEVTPEALQQAVRAIGYDLVITKENQEEIKEAAQRKHYQEIKQRTIWSSLLSLPVVIIGMFFMNMPYGNWIMMALATPVVFFFGRNFFVNAWKQARHGKANMDTLVALSTGIAWLFSTFNTIYPEFWHQRGLHAHVYFEAAAVVIAFISLGKLLEEKAKSNTSSAIKKLIGLQPKTVWKVDTTGNIQEVPIASVKVNDLLLVKPGEKIPVDGKVVSGTSYVDESMITGEPVPVAKEKGMAVFAGTINQKSSFQFEAEKVGTDTLLAQIIKMVQEAQGSKAPVQKLVDKIAGIFVPVVIGIAILTFVAWMVLGGEHAFTHALLTSVTVLVIACPCALGLATPTAIMVGVGKGAENNILIKDAESLELAHKVNAVILDKTGTITAGKPVVTNVLWQEEGADHSIQQAVLYSLEQQSEHPLAAAVVQHLSQQAVQPVALTQFNSITGKGIEGTYANSSYLVGNKQLMTQTGIVITEYFAARAAQWQEEAKTVIYFAGGQQLLAIVAIADQIKETSKEAIAALQRDGIAVHMLTGDNTHTAAAVAAMTGITSFKGEVLPADKAAFVKKLQQSGKVVAMVGDGINDSLALAQADVSIAMGKGSDIAMDVAKMTLITADLNSIPKALKLSRKTVSAIKQNLFWAFIYNVIGIPLAAGVLYPVNGFLLDPMIAGAAMALSSVSVVANSLRLKAARL, encoded by the coding sequence ATGTCATCAGCTATATCCGTACAACAGGAAGTAACTCCTAAAAAGCAACAACAGGCAGGTATTATTAAAGAAACGTTTCCCGTATTGGAAATGACCTGTGCTGCCTGTGCTGTCAGCGTGGAATCCATGCTGAAAACAGTGCCCGGCGTAACAGATGCCGGAGTGAATTTTGCCAATCAGTCTGCCTGGGTACAACATGCCCCGGAAGTAACCCCGGAAGCCTTACAGCAAGCTGTACGTGCGATTGGTTACGATCTCGTTATCACGAAAGAAAATCAGGAAGAAATAAAAGAAGCCGCTCAGCGCAAGCATTACCAGGAAATCAAACAACGCACGATCTGGTCTTCGCTGTTATCATTGCCGGTAGTGATCATCGGTATGTTCTTCATGAATATGCCTTATGGCAACTGGATTATGATGGCGCTGGCTACCCCCGTTGTATTTTTCTTCGGCCGCAACTTCTTTGTAAATGCCTGGAAACAGGCGCGCCACGGTAAAGCCAACATGGACACCCTGGTTGCGCTCAGTACGGGTATTGCGTGGTTGTTCAGTACTTTTAACACCATCTATCCGGAATTCTGGCACCAGCGCGGTTTACATGCCCACGTGTATTTTGAAGCTGCCGCGGTAGTCATTGCTTTTATCTCATTGGGTAAATTGCTGGAAGAAAAAGCCAAATCGAATACTTCTTCTGCCATAAAAAAATTAATCGGATTGCAACCTAAAACAGTCTGGAAGGTAGATACAACCGGTAACATACAGGAAGTGCCGATCGCCAGTGTAAAAGTCAATGACCTGCTGCTGGTGAAGCCCGGTGAGAAGATTCCCGTAGATGGTAAAGTCGTGAGTGGTACTTCTTATGTAGATGAAAGTATGATCACCGGAGAACCCGTACCGGTGGCCAAAGAAAAAGGTATGGCCGTTTTTGCGGGTACCATTAATCAGAAAAGCAGTTTTCAGTTTGAGGCAGAAAAAGTAGGCACAGACACTTTGCTGGCACAGATTATAAAGATGGTACAGGAAGCCCAGGGTAGTAAAGCGCCGGTGCAAAAGCTGGTAGATAAAATTGCCGGTATCTTTGTACCTGTGGTGATTGGGATTGCGATCCTTACCTTTGTGGCCTGGATGGTATTGGGTGGCGAGCATGCCTTTACACATGCCTTGCTTACTTCTGTAACGGTACTGGTGATTGCCTGTCCGTGTGCGCTGGGCCTGGCTACACCTACTGCCATTATGGTGGGTGTAGGTAAAGGCGCTGAAAATAACATCCTCATAAAAGATGCGGAAAGCCTGGAGCTGGCCCATAAAGTTAATGCGGTTATTCTTGATAAAACCGGTACTATTACAGCCGGAAAGCCGGTAGTGACCAATGTATTGTGGCAGGAAGAGGGAGCAGATCACAGCATACAACAGGCTGTATTGTACTCTTTGGAACAACAGTCTGAACACCCGCTGGCAGCAGCTGTTGTACAACATTTATCACAGCAGGCTGTGCAACCGGTAGCGCTTACACAGTTCAATAGCATTACTGGTAAAGGAATTGAAGGCACTTATGCCAATAGCAGTTACCTGGTGGGTAATAAACAATTAATGACGCAGACAGGCATCGTGATCACGGAATACTTTGCTGCACGGGCCGCACAATGGCAGGAAGAAGCCAAAACCGTGATTTATTTCGCCGGCGGGCAGCAATTACTGGCCATCGTAGCCATTGCCGATCAGATCAAGGAAACCTCCAAAGAGGCGATTGCAGCCTTACAAAGGGATGGCATAGCAGTTCATATGCTGACGGGAGATAATACCCACACCGCTGCCGCTGTAGCCGCCATGACAGGTATCACTTCCTTTAAAGGAGAAGTATTGCCGGCAGATAAAGCTGCCTTTGTGAAAAAATTACAGCAATCCGGAAAAGTAGTGGCCATGGTCGGAGATGGCATCAACGATTCGCTGGCGCTGGCACAGGCAGATGTGAGCATTGCGATGGGTAAAGGCTCCGACATTGCCATGGATGTGGCTAAAATGACGCTGATTACCGCCGACCTGAACAGCATCCCGAAAGCCTTGAAGCTGTCCCGTAAAACCGTGAGTGCCATCAAACAGAATCTTTTCTGGGCATTCATCTACAATGTGATTGGTATTCCGCTGGCTGCCGGTGTGTTGTATCCGGTGAATGGCTTCCTGCTGGACCCCATGATTGCCGGTGCAGCCATGGCGTTAAGTTCTGTCAGCGTAGTGGCCAACAGTCTGCGATTGAAAGCCGCCAGATTATAA
- a CDS encoding ferredoxin--NADP reductase — translation MTQTYNWRTADIIRETNDTVTIVFDTQGIPFHYDPGQFINVTIPVNGVPVTRSYTISSLPDAGESPAITVKKVDGGLMSSFIVDKAAAVHTWEVDGPYGAFVLPPDAHTIQHLVLLAGGSGITPLYVLARAFVHRFPAAAITLIYSSRNADAIIFKQRLEDWAAQHPDQVHIHHALSRASATANNSNVTFSNGRINKLIAKRWITRIPATDTRYFICGPAALMQQHQDMLTTWDVPAQHLHLEWFAPDETPTTKELPTAMQEVLLHLYEQSNLIEVQGGQTILAAALEDRIPLPYSCRNGTCGRCAAKVTSGVVTMERNYALGENELAEGWVLLCQSYPVSSDVTVEIE, via the coding sequence ATGACACAAACATATAACTGGCGTACAGCCGATATAATACGGGAAACCAATGATACCGTCACCATTGTTTTTGATACACAGGGCATTCCTTTTCATTACGACCCCGGACAGTTTATCAATGTAACCATTCCGGTAAACGGGGTGCCGGTGACCCGGTCGTATACGATCAGTTCCTTACCGGATGCAGGAGAATCTCCTGCGATTACCGTAAAGAAAGTAGATGGTGGATTAATGAGCAGCTTTATCGTAGATAAAGCTGCTGCTGTGCATACCTGGGAGGTAGATGGGCCCTACGGGGCTTTTGTGTTGCCGCCTGATGCCCATACAATACAGCACCTGGTTTTACTGGCCGGCGGCAGTGGCATTACGCCTTTGTATGTACTGGCCCGTGCTTTTGTACATCGTTTCCCGGCGGCAGCCATCACACTGATTTATTCCAGCCGGAATGCCGATGCGATTATTTTTAAACAGCGACTGGAAGATTGGGCGGCACAACATCCGGATCAGGTACATATTCATCATGCGTTGTCCCGTGCATCCGCTACCGCTAATAACAGCAATGTTACTTTCAGCAACGGCCGGATTAATAAGCTGATTGCTAAACGATGGATAACACGTATCCCGGCAACAGATACCCGTTACTTTATCTGCGGCCCTGCCGCCCTGATGCAACAACACCAGGATATGCTGACTACCTGGGACGTACCGGCGCAGCATTTGCACCTGGAATGGTTTGCACCGGATGAAACGCCCACAACAAAGGAATTGCCAACGGCCATGCAGGAAGTGTTGCTGCATTTATATGAACAATCCAACCTGATTGAAGTACAGGGTGGACAAACCATTTTGGCGGCTGCCCTGGAAGACCGGATACCGCTGCCTTATTCCTGTAGAAACGGTACCTGCGGCCGTTGTGCCGCCAAGGTTACTTCCGGCGTAGTGACGATGGAACGTAATTATGCCCTGGGCGAAAATGAACTGGCGGAAGGATGGGTATTGCTGTGTCAGAGCTATCCGGTTAGCAGTGATGTAACGGTGGAAATTGAATAG
- a CDS encoding heavy-metal-associated domain-containing protein: METVQFKTNIKCAGCIATVTPVLNELAGQENWEVDLQSPDKVLTVSTDKTDKDVIRQALEKVGYKADVLG; the protein is encoded by the coding sequence ATGGAAACCGTTCAGTTTAAAACAAACATTAAATGTGCAGGATGCATCGCTACAGTAACGCCGGTATTAAACGAACTGGCAGGCCAGGAAAACTGGGAAGTAGACCTGCAAAGCCCGGACAAGGTATTAACCGTTTCAACAGATAAGACAGACAAAGATGTCATCAGACAAGCTTTGGAAAAGGTAGGCTATAAGGCAGATGTGTTAGGATAA